In the Piscinibacter sp. XHJ-5 genome, one interval contains:
- a CDS encoding ABC transporter substrate-binding protein, with protein MLSRALTRLVLAASCLGAAAAHAADAPLPTPGGDKVLRYSFRIAETGFDPPQLSDLYSRTIVANMFDSLYEWEFLARPVRMRPRTAAGMPEASADFTTFTIRLRPGTYFADDPAFSGRRRELVAADYVYAIKRIYDPRWKSPHLSTVEEQKIVGLAELRQRALAGKPFDYDRDIEGVRALDRYTIQFKLGEPSPRFVEDILTDPTLVPGTAREVVEAYTDKIMEHPVGTGPFRLARWVRSSLVVLDKNPNYRDVHYHEEAPANDPLAQSAVARLEGRKLPLVDRVEVHIIEENQPRWLAFLRGDMDVMEQVPEDFTNVAIPNNRIAPNLAKQGLYAVRYPRADASLSYFGMENPVVGGYTPDKVALRRAIALAVDIDEEIRVARRGQAIPGQSPIGPNTYGYDPAFRSEMSEFSRAKAKALLDMHGYVDRDGDGWRDRPDGSPLVLEYNTQPDDFNRQLVTLWKKNMTAIGIRMTFNFAKWPENLKASRAGKLMMWGVGWSTDPDGSGFLVLGYGPQKGQGNHARFDLPEFNRLYEQQKRMPNSPERLAVMTEAKKLMIAYMPYKVHVHRIWTDLAQPWVVGYHRNVFIRDFWRYVDIDTAELARRQGK; from the coding sequence ATGCTCTCTCGCGCCCTGACGCGCCTCGTTCTCGCCGCTTCGTGCCTGGGTGCCGCGGCAGCGCATGCGGCCGATGCGCCGCTGCCGACGCCCGGTGGCGACAAGGTGCTGCGCTATTCGTTCCGCATCGCCGAGACCGGCTTCGATCCGCCGCAGCTGTCCGACCTGTACTCGCGCACCATCGTCGCGAACATGTTCGACTCGCTGTACGAGTGGGAATTCCTGGCCCGGCCGGTGCGCATGCGCCCTCGCACCGCGGCCGGCATGCCCGAGGCGTCGGCCGACTTCACCACCTTCACGATCCGCCTGCGCCCCGGCACCTACTTCGCCGACGATCCCGCCTTCAGCGGCCGCCGCCGGGAGCTCGTCGCCGCCGACTACGTCTATGCGATCAAGCGCATCTACGACCCGCGCTGGAAGAGCCCGCACCTGTCGACGGTGGAAGAGCAGAAGATCGTCGGCCTGGCGGAGCTGCGCCAGCGCGCCCTGGCCGGCAAGCCCTTCGACTACGACCGCGACATCGAGGGGGTGCGCGCGCTCGACCGCTACACCATCCAGTTCAAGCTGGGCGAGCCCAGCCCGCGCTTCGTCGAGGACATCCTCACCGACCCGACGCTGGTGCCGGGCACCGCCCGCGAGGTGGTGGAGGCCTACACCGACAAGATCATGGAGCACCCGGTGGGCACGGGCCCATTCAGGCTGGCGCGCTGGGTGCGCAGCTCGCTGGTCGTGCTGGACAAGAATCCCAACTACCGCGACGTCCACTACCACGAAGAGGCCCCGGCCAACGACCCGTTGGCGCAGTCCGCGGTGGCCAGGCTCGAGGGCCGCAAGCTGCCGCTGGTCGACCGCGTCGAGGTGCACATCATCGAGGAGAACCAGCCGCGCTGGCTGGCTTTCCTGCGCGGCGACATGGACGTGATGGAGCAGGTGCCCGAGGACTTCACCAACGTCGCCATCCCGAACAACAGGATCGCACCGAACCTCGCCAAGCAGGGCCTGTACGCCGTGCGCTACCCGCGCGCCGACGCCTCGCTGTCGTACTTCGGCATGGAGAACCCGGTGGTCGGCGGCTACACGCCCGACAAGGTCGCGCTGCGGCGCGCCATCGCGCTGGCGGTCGACATCGACGAGGAGATCCGTGTGGCGCGCCGCGGCCAGGCGATTCCCGGGCAATCGCCGATCGGCCCCAACACCTATGGCTACGACCCGGCGTTCCGCAGCGAGATGAGCGAATTCAGCCGCGCCAAGGCGAAGGCGCTGCTGGACATGCACGGCTACGTCGACCGCGACGGCGACGGCTGGCGAGACCGGCCCGACGGCTCGCCGCTGGTCCTCGAGTACAACACCCAGCCCGACGACTTCAACCGCCAGCTCGTCACGCTGTGGAAGAAGAACATGACGGCCATCGGCATCCGCATGACCTTCAACTTCGCGAAGTGGCCGGAGAACCTGAAGGCCTCGCGCGCGGGCAAGCTGATGATGTGGGGCGTGGGCTGGAGCACCGATCCCGACGGCTCGGGCTTCCTGGTGCTGGGCTACGGCCCGCAGAAGGGCCAGGGCAACCACGCCAGGTTCGACCTGCCCGAATTCAACCGCCTGTACGAGCAGCAGAAGCGCATGCCCAACAGCCCGGAGCGCCTGGCCGTGATGACCGAGGCGAAGAAGCTGATGATCGCCTACATGCCCTACAAGGTGCATGTGCACCGCATCTGGACCGACCTCGCGCAGCCGTGGGTCGTCGGCTACCACCGCAACGTGTTCATCCGCGACTTCTGGCGCTATGTCGACATCGACACGGCGGAGCTGGCCAGGCGCCAAGGCAAGTAG
- a CDS encoding ABC transporter substrate-binding protein gives MKRLHAFVACLVFCAAAGAAPQKVLRYAFLIAETSLDPARINDTYSRTLTPHIFEAPYTFDHLARPVKLKPLTADGMPQHSTDFQTWTIRIRPGIHFADDPAFKGRRRELVAQDYVYSIKRIADPANKSPVWTGLAEEKILGLAELRQQALDQKKPFDYDREIDGLRALDRYTLQVKVAESRPRFTESLADSALLGAVAREVVESYGDRIDEHPVGTGPFRLAQWRRRSFIALERNPDFREMVYDAEPAADDAEGQALLARFKGRRLPMVDRVEISIIEEHQPRWLSFINGEADFIERVDAQFINTAMPGGRVAPNLAKKGVRGYRQIEAGSTYYFFNMDDPTVGGYTPDKVALRRAIGLGLDLDAEIRLLRRGQAVPAQSPVLPHTSGYDPKFKSEFSDHDLPRAKALLDMFGFVDRDGDGWRDMPDGSPLVLRIATEPDQRSRQFDEMTKKDMDALGVRVSFEIAQWPENLKAARAGKLAIWQLGGTAAGSDGQGALARYDSKQIGGQNMARFKNAAFDALMERMRVIEDGAERDALFDQAKRLAVAYMPYKFRVHRVLTDMSYPWLIGYRRPVLWNQWWQYVDIDTEALARAAR, from the coding sequence ATGAAGCGCCTTCACGCTTTCGTCGCGTGCCTGGTGTTCTGCGCGGCCGCGGGGGCGGCACCGCAGAAGGTGCTGCGCTACGCCTTTCTCATCGCCGAGACCAGCCTCGACCCCGCCCGCATCAACGACACCTACTCGCGCACGCTGACCCCGCACATCTTCGAAGCGCCGTACACGTTCGACCACCTCGCGCGGCCGGTGAAGCTCAAGCCGCTCACGGCCGACGGCATGCCGCAGCACTCGACGGACTTCCAGACCTGGACGATCAGGATCCGCCCCGGCATCCATTTCGCCGACGATCCGGCCTTCAAGGGCCGGCGTCGCGAGCTGGTGGCGCAGGACTACGTGTACTCGATCAAGCGCATCGCCGACCCCGCCAACAAGAGTCCCGTCTGGACCGGCCTCGCCGAAGAGAAGATTCTCGGCCTCGCCGAGCTTCGCCAGCAGGCGCTTGACCAGAAGAAGCCGTTCGACTACGACCGCGAGATCGACGGGCTGCGTGCGCTCGACCGCTACACGCTGCAGGTGAAGGTGGCCGAGTCCCGCCCGCGCTTCACCGAAAGCCTGGCCGACAGCGCGCTGCTCGGCGCCGTGGCGCGCGAGGTGGTGGAGTCCTACGGCGACCGGATCGACGAGCACCCGGTGGGCACCGGCCCGTTCCGCCTCGCGCAGTGGCGGCGCCGATCGTTCATCGCGCTGGAGCGAAACCCCGACTTCCGCGAGATGGTCTACGACGCCGAGCCCGCGGCCGACGATGCCGAAGGGCAGGCTTTGCTGGCGCGGTTCAAGGGCCGACGGCTGCCGATGGTCGATCGGGTCGAGATTTCCATCATCGAGGAGCACCAGCCGCGCTGGCTGTCGTTCATCAACGGCGAGGCCGACTTCATCGAGCGGGTGGACGCGCAGTTCATCAACACCGCGATGCCGGGCGGCCGGGTCGCCCCCAACCTCGCGAAGAAGGGCGTGCGCGGCTACCGCCAGATCGAGGCGGGCAGCACCTACTACTTCTTCAACATGGACGATCCCACCGTCGGCGGCTACACGCCGGACAAGGTGGCGCTGCGCCGTGCCATCGGCCTGGGCCTGGACCTCGACGCCGAGATCCGCCTGCTTCGGCGAGGACAGGCGGTGCCGGCGCAGTCGCCCGTGCTGCCGCACACCTCGGGCTACGACCCGAAGTTCAAGAGCGAATTCAGCGACCACGATCTGCCTCGCGCGAAGGCGCTGCTCGACATGTTCGGCTTCGTCGACCGCGATGGCGACGGCTGGCGCGACATGCCGGACGGCTCGCCGCTCGTGCTGCGCATCGCCACCGAGCCCGACCAGCGCTCGCGGCAGTTCGACGAGATGACGAAGAAGGACATGGACGCCCTCGGCGTGCGTGTCAGCTTCGAGATCGCGCAATGGCCCGAGAACCTGAAGGCCGCCCGGGCCGGCAAGCTGGCGATCTGGCAGCTCGGCGGCACCGCGGCCGGCTCCGACGGGCAGGGCGCGCTCGCGCGCTACGACAGCAAGCAGATCGGCGGGCAGAACATGGCGCGCTTCAAGAACGCGGCCTTCGATGCCCTCATGGAGCGCATGCGCGTCATCGAGGACGGCGCGGAGCGCGATGCGCTGTTCGACCAGGCCAAGCGCCTCGCGGTCGCCTACATGCCGTACAAGTTCCGCGTGCACCGCGTCCTCACGGACATGTCCTACCCGTGGCTGATCGGCTACCGGCGCCCTGTCCTGTGGAACCAGTGGTGGCAGTACGTGGACATCGACACCGAGGCGCTGGCCAGGGCCGCGCGCTGA
- a CDS encoding ABC transporter substrate-binding protein gives MRRTLSALVLVLAAAQPALAASGAPKVLRYAFEVAETSLDPVKVDDLYSRTLTPHIFEAPYKYDHLARPIKVKPLTAQDMPEHSADFRTWTVRIRPGIYFQDDPAFKGRRRELVAQDYVYAYKRFADPANKSPIWSGLAEEKLVGLAELRQQALDRKQPFDYDREIEGVRALDRFTLQFKVEEPRPRFTENLAGADLFGAVAREVVEFYGDQIDAHPVGTGPFKLVQWRRSSLIVFERNPEYREVLYDAEPAADDTEGQALAARFKGRRLPMIDRVEVSIITEQQPRWLAFAGGEADFIERLGSEFFNVAMPGGKIAPNLKKKGVRAYQQLEPGVTLSLFNMEDPLVGGYTPDKIALRRAIGLGMDTRTEIRLIRNGQGVPTQSPILPHTSGYDPGFKSEVGDYDPARAKALLDMYGYVDRDGDGWREQPHGAPLTLHVATQPTQRDRQLAELFKKNMDVLGLRVDFQFAQWPENMKAARSGKLAIWSLGSSAAGSDGQGALARLDGRQVGGQNIARFKLPAFDAILERMRVIEDGPERDALFLQAKRMAVAYMPYKWRVNRILTDLSYPWLVGYRRPVFWQEWWHYVDIDDSQRPK, from the coding sequence ATGAGGCGCACGCTCTCCGCCCTCGTCCTGGTGCTCGCCGCCGCGCAGCCGGCGCTCGCCGCGAGCGGAGCGCCCAAGGTGCTGCGCTATGCCTTCGAGGTGGCCGAGACCAGCCTCGATCCGGTCAAGGTCGACGACCTCTACTCGCGCACCCTCACGCCGCACATCTTCGAAGCGCCGTACAAGTACGACCATCTCGCGCGGCCCATCAAGGTCAAGCCGCTCACCGCGCAAGACATGCCCGAGCACTCGGCCGACTTTCGCACCTGGACAGTCAGGATCCGCCCCGGCATCTATTTCCAGGACGACCCGGCGTTCAAGGGCCGGCGTCGCGAGCTGGTGGCGCAGGACTACGTCTACGCCTACAAGCGCTTCGCCGATCCGGCCAACAAGAGCCCGATCTGGAGCGGGCTGGCCGAAGAGAAGCTCGTCGGGCTGGCCGAGCTTCGCCAGCAGGCGCTGGACCGCAAGCAGCCCTTCGACTACGACCGCGAGATCGAGGGCGTGCGGGCCCTCGATCGCTTCACGCTGCAGTTCAAGGTGGAGGAGCCGCGGCCGCGCTTCACCGAGAACCTCGCCGGGGCCGACCTGTTCGGCGCGGTGGCGCGCGAGGTGGTGGAGTTCTACGGCGACCAGATCGACGCGCATCCGGTGGGCACCGGCCCGTTCAAGCTGGTGCAGTGGCGCCGCAGCTCGCTGATCGTTTTCGAGCGCAACCCGGAGTACCGCGAGGTGCTGTACGACGCCGAGCCGGCCGCCGACGACACCGAGGGGCAGGCGCTGGCGGCACGCTTCAAGGGACGCCGCCTGCCGATGATCGACCGCGTGGAGGTCTCCATCATCACCGAGCAGCAGCCGCGCTGGCTGGCCTTCGCCGGCGGCGAGGCCGACTTCATCGAGCGCCTGGGATCGGAGTTCTTCAACGTGGCCATGCCGGGCGGCAAGATCGCGCCCAACCTCAAGAAGAAAGGCGTGCGCGCCTACCAGCAGCTCGAGCCCGGGGTCACCCTGTCGCTGTTCAACATGGAAGACCCGCTGGTCGGCGGCTACACGCCGGACAAGATCGCGCTGCGCCGCGCCATCGGGCTGGGCATGGACACCCGCACCGAGATCCGGCTGATTCGCAACGGGCAAGGCGTGCCGACCCAGTCGCCGATCCTGCCGCACACCAGCGGCTACGACCCCGGCTTCAAGAGCGAAGTCGGCGATTACGACCCGGCGCGCGCCAAGGCACTGCTGGACATGTACGGCTACGTCGACCGCGACGGCGACGGCTGGCGCGAGCAGCCCCACGGCGCGCCGCTGACGCTGCACGTCGCGACCCAGCCCACGCAGCGCGACCGCCAGCTGGCCGAGCTGTTCAAGAAGAACATGGACGTGCTGGGTCTGCGGGTGGATTTCCAGTTCGCCCAGTGGCCCGAGAACATGAAGGCCGCCCGCTCCGGCAAGCTCGCGATCTGGTCGCTGGGCTCGTCGGCGGCCGGATCGGACGGGCAGGGCGCGCTCGCGCGCCTGGACGGCCGGCAGGTCGGCGGCCAGAACATCGCCCGCTTCAAACTGCCGGCCTTCGACGCCATCCTCGAGCGCATGCGCGTCATCGAGGACGGGCCCGAACGCGATGCGCTGTTCCTGCAGGCCAAGCGCATGGCAGTCGCCTACATGCCGTACAAATGGCGTGTCAACCGCATCCTCACCGATCTGTCCTACCCGTGGCTGGTGGGCTACCGCCGCCCGGTGTTCTGGCAGGAGTGGTGGCACTACGTCGACATCGACGACAGCCAGCGTCCGAAATGA